One Stratiformator vulcanicus genomic window, TGCTTGGCTTCACATCCGGATAGATACTCGGCCGAAATACTACGGATATGAAAAATTTCGATCGGTCGAATCATAGGAATCGTCGTACTCCTCCTTGAGTGTGGTTATGGCTGTCTCCATAGTGATGATGCGAACTAATTCGAACGTTGACCCCGTGTTCGATCCGCGGTTCTTTCGAACGCGCGGCTTGTTATAAGTGGTAACATAATGAGTTTGCCATGTTGGAAGAATCCTTCGGAATTAAATTATCACGCAGCAGCCGCCGATGGGTCGTTGGCGTGGCTGTTGCGTTCGTGGTTGCGCATGTGTTGGTCGTTGCGGTTTGGCTGGCATTGCCGTCGGTTTCCAGTGGTCGCGGACCGACTCGCCGGTCAATGTGTATGAACCATCTCAAACAAATCGGGTTCGCATTACATAACTACCATGACCAGTGGGGCAGCTTCCCGCCAGCTGTTACCTATGGGCCGGACGGTGAGCCTTGGCATAGCTGGCGCGTATTAATACTACCCTATCTCGATCAATCGCCACTGTACGATCAATATGATTTTGATGAGCCGTGGGACGGGCCGAATAACTTGTCAGTGACAAGGGTTCAATTGCACGTCTATCAGTGCCCGTCTGCAAATATGCTCTTTAAGAACGAAACGCACTATTTTGCCGTGACGGGTGCGAACACCGTGTTTCCGCCCTCGGGTTGTTGCTCGCTTAACCAAATAACCGACGGCTCGTCCAATTCCCTTGCGACCTTCGAACGGTCGGGCAGCGATGTCCCCTGGGCCGCTCCGATAGATCCGGTGTTCGACCCGGCGCGATTGCCCGGCGATCCGTTCGGCTCGCTCGGAGCTCGTAGCTATCACTCCAGCAGCTGCCAATTCCTGTTCTGCGATGGCGCGGTGCGCGGGCTATCGC contains:
- a CDS encoding DUF1559 family PulG-like putative transporter, producing MLEESFGIKLSRSSRRWVVGVAVAFVVAHVLVVAVWLALPSVSSGRGPTRRSMCMNHLKQIGFALHNYHDQWGSFPPAVTYGPDGEPWHSWRVLILPYLDQSPLYDQYDFDEPWDGPNNLSVTRVQLHVYQCPSANMLFKNETHYFAVTGANTVFPPSGCCSLNQITDGSSNSLATFERSGSDVPWAAPIDPVFDPARLPGDPFGSLGARSYHSSSCQFLFCDGAVRGLSPDIPPDTFRNLVEINDGTSPVEF